In a single window of the Neospora caninum Liverpool complete genome, chromosome VIIa genome:
- a CDS encoding putative vitamin K epoxide reductase complex subunit 1, giving the protein MAFLRRNSAIALLSLCGLVLSLYCVHVQQNVERKIAYKPYCDIAPHVMCSKVALSPYSHLLSLSGLAEPHGRMDVANGYLGAIFYSFMMTYPLGKHALKNSYFVATATALVVSGYLCYLVYSALSVISVISFGTATINALLFISLLGGDWADKVSAEISDRRGRLEAEPENRRREEKKVK; this is encoded by the exons AtggcgtttcttcgtcggaACTCTGCTATCGCACTGCTCTCACTGTGCGGTCTGGTGTTGAGCTTGTATTGCGTTCATGTCCAACAAaacgtggagaggaagatcgCTTACAAGCCATATTGCGACATTGCCCCCCACGTGATGTGCTCGAAG GTCGCGTTAAGCCCTTATAGCCatcttctttcgctttctggACTCGCCGAGCCTCACGGACGTATGGACGTTGCCAACGGCTACCTTG GTGCCATCTTTTACAGCTTCATGATGACTTACCCTCTCGGAAAGCATGCGCTCAAAAACAGCTATTTTGTTGCAACGGCAACGGCTCTG GTTGTCTCAGGATACCTTTGCTACTTGGTGTACTCGGCTCTTTCAGTGATCTCTGTCATTTCGTTTGGTACTGCGACA ATCAACGCTCTACTATTCATTTCTCTCCTTGGAGGAGACTGGGCAGACAAAGTCAGTGCAGAGATTTCAGATAGAAGAGGTCGCCTTGAAGCGGAGCCAGAAAATCGgcgacgggaagagaagaaagtaaAATAA
- a CDS encoding SFT2 domain containing 1, related, translated as MPGRTSAPLLTASLSSHARPDGFGVNSRENASGRVTSSGGREGEQKYVSSYHVSVSPDDRRAESSQRHPAYHEGWPFPQGTSSSSRDMGGRLLAFPRAVSERLRGRSTDSLGQAAGQQFDDLEEEEEWCCCFPPLTLTERLLGWLTCFIGCLVISSLALGSFQDLVRGKSTKFAIAYTLGNCVGLLGTAFLVGFRRQLEGMTEKSRLWSSGVFAGSIMGTLLCAIFMPVAPLVILCLTLQWLAYIWYSLSYIPYGRESVLWCFRWVRSWL; from the exons ATGCCTGGACGAACCTCAGCTCCTCTTCTgactgcctctctgtcctcacACGCCCGTCCTGATGGCTTCGGTGTAAACTCACGAGAAAACGCCAGTGGCCGAGTGACGTCATCCGGcggccgagaaggagagcagAAATATGTTTCTTCCTACCATGTATCAGTGTCGCCGGACGATCGGAGAGCGGAATCATCCCAGAGACATCCAGCGTACCACGAAGGATGGCCGTTCCCTCAGGGAACATCCAGTTCCTCTCGGGACATGGGAGGACgacttctcgcgtttccgcgggCTGTCTCCGAGCGGCTGAGAGGCAGGAGCACCGACTCGCTGGGGCAAGCAGCTGGTCAGCAGTTTGACGACcttgaagaagaagaagagtggTGTTGCTGTTTTCCACCTTTGACCCTGACCGAACGTCTACTTGGGTGGCTCACATGCTTTATAGGCTGCCTCGTCATCTCGTCTCTTGCTCTAG gtTCGTTTCAAGATCTAGTACGAGGCAAGAGCACCAAGTTTGCCATCGCGTACACATTGGGGAATTGTGTTGGCCTCTTGGGTACGGCCTTTCTTGTCGGTTTTAGGCGGCAGCTGGAAGGCATGACAGAGAAATCGCGACTTTGGAGttccggcgtcttcgctggcAGTATTATGGGGACCCTGCTTTGCGCGATATTCATGCCGGTTGCACCACTCGTGATTCTCTGTCTAACACTTCAGTGGCTTGCATATATATGGTACTCTCTTAGCTACATACCCTATGGCCGCGAGAGTGTCTTGTGGTGCTTCAGATGGGTGCGTTCATGGCTATAA